The genomic stretch TAAATCCTAGATAAATCAACAGATTTCATTCTTAGGCATTTATAATAGTATTCCAGTTCCTGAAACATACAACAGCTGCAAAAAAGTGAGAATGAGTCAATACAAAACATTATCTCTTCATCCATAAAAACTTTAAGCTAGACAACATCAAGGAAggtttggttcccccccccctccccccccaggaaggggagtggggagggggaaaatcTGTACTTGGGTAGAGTTCAgcaggctgctttttttctggaatcTTATTCAATACTAAATCTATGTTTGTAAGAAATCATGGGCACAATGCATGCCCTTCCTCAGATCCTGCTCCTTGTACTGAGCCCAGCAGCAAGGGTGTTCTACATCTCTCACTGAACAGTGTGAACCAGCTAAAACTGTGGGTGGAAATATCCTCCCATCTGAATTGTTCActtttaatttagaaagcaagaCACTTGTTTTCTGCTATCCTTACTTGGAACAGTATGTCCCATTAAGTATAAATTAGAGCAGCTTTTTGGAGTTCCCTCAGTTATTTAATGAACAAGTAGTTTAGGAATTGATCCCTCAGGTAACTAATGAAGAATTGCTTATTTACTTTTAATACACTTCAGTATACTGTTGGAAGTACTACTGGGCAATCcatggtggtttggtttttttgttttggtttggtttttttttttagtatagaCCAATAGTGCTACAGCTACTACTTTTATCCCACATACCTGAAAAAAACTGTACAATTTCTTCTTTACTACAGCCAAATGGGAGTCCTCTAAGACGTACAAAACCATCATTAGCCGTATCAGGGCTGTTGGGACCAGTATGCTTCAGAACCCAATCCATTTCAACGTTGTTTGACTTGAAAACTGTAAAAGGCACTTAGAATTAATGCATTCTGGAAGacacaacagttttaaaagccatttgCCTTGAAACTAGTCAACTTATGACATACAAGTCCATTTGTCCtttcacatgcattttaaagagacagaaaagcaattaaCCAAAAACCCATCAAGCACAAACACATTTAGTCAGTTACTAGACCAACTGAGTCAAACCTTCAACATATCTGTGTCCCattgtttctctgtcttttttcagGGCTAATTTCACATCCTCCTCTGATTCAAGTTCAGCAAATGCTTCTCCACTTGGTCTGCCCTCTCTGGTGTAGATGAAACGGATTCCCAGAGCCCCATTTAGAATTTTGCAATCTGAAAAGGAAGgtcagaattaatttaattattacaGGAACATTGTGACTTTAAAAGTTTCAGAtattctaaaaggaaaaaactaacAACAACTATCAAGTTATACCAAGACGACAGAACCAGCAGTATTCTTGTTATAACTTTTATAGTGACCGATAAACTAAGGCACAAAAATCAAATTACCCTTCTTGTCAAGTCTGAAAACTAGCAAAACATTAAGAATAAAGGCAAATGAGCCATCTCTTTCCAAAGCTTTGCTGCCTCAAGTCAAGTTGAATGTGCCATCTGCTTTTGATTGTAACTGACTTAGACTTTCTCATCAGCATGAAATGAAATAAGGAGTAACAATCAGTCTAAGTGTAATGAACTAAATCAGAACCAAGTCCAATATGCCAAACTCCTGAAGCAGCTTTGAAATCTCCAGTCAATGAAGAAAGCACATATTTATCACCACTACTTATTACTGCAGGATGCTAACAATCTGGAGGAAGGACACAAAACACTAAACACTTAAAGAGAGCCTATTAGGACAGCACCAAGAACTAAACTGATTTTGTTCAACCTGAAGCAAGAGTTTTgaagctttctttaaaatggaagCAAATCTCTTCCAGTCGCTCAAGAAGCTAAGGCAGTTGTGGTTATCCCAGCAACTCACAGACCAAGCTCCTTTGTGTCTAGCTCCAGCTAGCATAACCACAGCTTTCCATAGTGCATCCTAGCTGAGGCTATCATCAGATACAGAAGTGCTTTCTGGAACTGCTCACTGCAGCATTCCTGCTGCCACAGGGTCCCCAGAAAGAACCCAGAATTGGCAACAGAGCCTGGCCCCTCTCCCAGACCCCTATTCCCTGCCCCCGCCCTCCAGTTCTACTTACCAGAGAAAAACCTCTGCACCTCCTCGGTGGAGCAAGACCAAGGCAGCCCCCTGACTTTCACCACATATCCCTCGCTGCTCTCCGTGTTGAGCATGACATTGGGGGTGAGGCTCGGCTCCGCCTCCGCTTCTGTGGTTGCTGGAGAAGACCAAAGCAGGCCCTTTGAGACGCCGCGCAGCACGGCCGCCACCCGCACCCCCTCAGAGCGCCCGGCGGCCCCCTCGGCCTGTGCCGCCCACCCCCGAGCCTCCTCTACCTCGGACCGCTGCCCgcctcacacacacagagccgctcccgcccggcgcaCGCCTggcccgcccccccggcccgcgccCAGCCCCCGTCCCCGCACGCACACATGGTGGGGCTCCGCGGTGGTTCTAGGGCTCCGAGCCTGATCCGCTGTCCGGAGAGCGCCTAGTCCCAGTCGGGCGGCAGCGAGCGGGCGAGCCTGTGGCGAGAGCGCGCTAGGAAATGGCGGCGGGTACTCCCGCTTCCGCTGGGCCGGGCCTTCCGCCGCACAAAGAACCCCGGCCCCAGACACCGCCCTGGCGGGCCCGACGACTTGGCAGTCCCCGCCGAGGCGCACAGCACCCGCGGCCGGCAGGAGAGCGGCGAGCGGCCGCCGAGGGGCGCGGGCTGCCGGCACCGGCTGCCGAGAGGGGCTGCGGcgtggctgggggggggaaggcgCGGGGCGCATGCGCCGGGCACCCGGAGGGCgcctgccccgccccgcgggcccCGCCCGCGCATGCTCGGTAGCGCCGCTGCGCTCCGCCCCGGGACACGCGCCCGCTACGCAACCGCTccccgcgccgctcccgccAGGTTGCGCATGCGTCCTCGCTAGTCTACGCTGCTCCACACACAcaccgcccccccgccccgctcccggcggTTTGTGCGCATGCGTCGCCTGCCtgcacacctcccccccccccccccccgaacaAAGCCGCGGCGCGGACTCCCGCGCACAGCGCGGCTCGCGCCTGCGCGCATGCGCCTGGCAGCGCCGCTCTCCGCACTGCGCATGCCCCGCgggccgctcccccgcccccccccgcccgggggcGCTGCTGTGcttttggagggggggggcccggtccccgctgcccgcactcgcccccccccccccccccccccccccgcaccggcACGGCACGCGTTGGACGGAGAGCGAGGAGTCTGGCTGCACAGAGAGGTGTGTGGGAACTAGCACTTACCAGCTTCAAATGCTGACGCTACCCCACGTGAAACAATCTGCTCGCTTCGGTCACTGAAGCCTGGTGTGTTTGTAGGAGATGGGGAAAGAAGAGACATGGGTCACAATTATCataagagaaaggaaaatataactCCCTCCCATCTCCTCCAAACACACCAGACCTAGCTAGGTTTCACCCTGAATCTCGTTATTACAGCAGCAACAGGAAGTTACAGGAATAGCCACAGTCGCAAACCTCAGGGGGTTGCGCCCGTAAAGCATTTACCTAACATCTAAGAATCCTGCACCCCCTTTCTTTTACCCTGGAAAGAACAAGCAGTCCATGTTCCAACTGGCAGCTGCCCATGGAGGCGATGGAGAACCCGTGCTGAAAGCTCAACAGACTCCACAAAACCCCAGGCACGCCAACACCGACACTGGAATTTTGGAGCTGAGAAGCAAAGCCAGTGGGAGCAGCACCTAACCCTCCATCCGTGCGTGTTTCCTTTCCAGTCAGCACCGAAACGAACTGACAGCCCCAGGCTGAGCCACTTCAGCACCTGCAAATCTACACGGCCTCATCTGTCACGTAACTATGTAAAATGTTTAGTCTAAGACGCTAATCCAGACCACTAACAACTACCTCCCCCCAAAGCTggaagctttctgaaaaaaaggtaaaaaaaaaaaaggaaaatagaatcatagaatcgtttaggttggaaaagacctttaagatcatcaagtccaaccattaacctaacaggttttttttttaaaaaaaaaaaggaaggacaCTCTCAAAGGTTGTGTCTGTAAATCAAACAGCACGGAGGACCTGTTTACAGTAACGCAAATGAAATCAGTCAGTGGAACCGGTTTACTGTAACTTCCTGAACAAAGCAGCTCTGCTTGATTTCACTTGCCAAACGCCGATTTTAAAAAGCGCTGCGGGCAGCAGCTCGGCAGAGGCGGCCGCGCTcgccgggccgggcgggagcggcagAAGGAGCGGCTGGCAGCCgccgcggcggagcggggccggcgcctCCGCCTCTTCCCGGGGAgtggcggcgggaggcggccaTCCCGCCCACCGGCTGGCGGGAGATTTAAAGTGGGCTGGAGCAGCCGGGAGCCCCGTGTGCTCCCGCTCGGCGCCGCCATGTCCACCCCCGCCAAGCGGCactgccgcagccccgccggctcCCTCGACTCCAGCTTCCAGAAGCGCCTGAGGAAGATTTCCATCGAGGGGAACATCGGTGAGCTCGGCGGCGCGGGAGGGAAGGCGGGGACCGCGGCCGCAGgacgggagcggggcggccAAGGGGCCTTTTCCGCCCAGCTCTACAggaaggcggggggggctgTTGAGGGAGAAGCGCAGCCGGCGCCCTCCCGCTACCGCGGGGCCCAGACCCGCTCCCGGCGACGCTCGGGAATTGGCCCGGGGGAGGGGAAACGCCGCCGCCCACAGCCGCCGCTCTGCCCGGGCCGGCCAGGCCAGGCGGCCGTTACAGCCCGGACGCAGCGTCCTCATTCGCGGCCAGACCACCGCGCGGGCGGGCTCGCAGCAAACGCGCCACgcgtcccgccccgccccgtccTTCCCGGGCTCGGGAGCGGCGCCGCGGCCtggccggccccggccccgggcctgCGGCTGCCTCAGGCGCCAGCCCGCGCCGCGCATGCGCGGCAGGATTCCCGCGCGCCCCAGCGCGGCGGCTCCCTTCCCCCCAACGCTGCCGCGCGAAGCCCCGCCCCCGGCTCAGCCTGCTCCTAAAATGgaggcgcggccccgccgcctcccgcccggccGAGGCGCGGCCGTCTGGCGCTGGAGATTAGAGCCCCGCTCTGGGGAGGCGGACCGGCACCGTgcgggcggccccggcagcccttccccagcagcccgAAGCCCGCCCGGGGACCCGCGCAGCTCCGCACCTCAGGCACGGCAACAACGCGGCCTACAGCCTCTTCAAGAAGCCTCACAACTGCCGCTCTATCTTTATCAGCAAGACCAGTCTAATCTACACCCTCAGTGAACTTTCCAAaccttctccagctgcagggaagtCAACATTTGTCAGGCTACTCGAGAAACACAGTGATGAGTGGGAGGTCATCCCCGAACCCATCGCCAAGTGGTGCAACATCCAGACAGCTGAAGATGAATACGAGGTAGGTGTGCTGGATTGGGGAAAGCTTGGGGAGGGAAATGGGGCACAGAAGAAACTATGGTGACTGGCCAGGGAGCCATGCCAAAATTGAGCTATGCTTAGTCTCCAGCATCCAGAGTCAGCCCCACTACCATACCAGCTGGTCAAACACTCAAATTGTATAGCCCACTTAGGAAGATACTATTGAACACATATTCCAAATAGCCACCCCTGCTCCACAGGAATCACACTGAAAGTCTGAAACTCAGCGATCAACCTGTTCTAAAGAAGCTGTCATGAAGACTACCATCAGCTGAGAAACAAACCTCTTTATTCCTATGCCTAAGcatcttcctaaaaaaaaaaaccacaacacaaccAAAGCCATTAATTCTTACTTCAACATATCAGAATTCTggattaagaaataaaatcctgcaAATATGCTGTTATTAAGTTTTTTCTCTTGTCCCCTAGGAACTTTCAACATCTCAGAAGAGTGGAGGAAATCTACTTCAAATGCTATATGATAAACCCACAAGATGGGCTTATACATTTCAGACTTACGCTTGCTTGAGCCGAGTAAGAGCACAATTAAAACCCATCTCAGCCAAGCTACATGAAGCAGAACATCCAGTGCAATTTTTCGAGAGATCTGTCTACAGTGACAGGTAATTACTCTCCCAGTGCAACAAGAGTTCAGATTAAAAGCTCCAGGTCTTTATGCTCAAAgacacagagctggggaaacACTTGATATTAAACTATTACCTGCAAGGAGCAGGTTTGATTCAACAGGTGAGAGTAGGATGGTATTAAGAGTACTTTATGCATGTTAAGAGCAAgcagctgtttttttcagtatcatGGTTCTGATTCTAGTGAGAAGTGGTTTAGTAGTTCACTTTGGTCATTCCCTGTACGAGACTAATGTGTTTCATTGCAGATACGTATTCGCCTCTAACCTGTTTGAGTCCGGAAACATTAACGAAACAGAGTGGGCCATTTATCAGGACTGGCACACATGGCTTTTGAATCAGTTTGAAACAGATATAGAACTGGATGGCATGATCTACCTAAGAACCACACCTCAGGTACGTTCACCTaaagatggaaatatttcaaGTCCAACTTCAGTTTCCAGGAGCTTAAGAGGGTACAAAAACCTAAGTATTAGGTTTAGTACTAACACTGAATtagctccccccaccccaaatgtAATGGGAAGCCTATCATAAATTCAGATTTCATTCAGAGGCCAAATTAAAAACCCTCCCTTCTGAGCTACTATTCTGATGTTTCTAGATTTAACTCAATTTATGTTCAGccaagcatttaaaattaatgcttACTAACATCTAGCATTAGTCCTTCTGATTTAAGGACCACTTGATCTGTTTAGCTGACTTAGCCTTCAACACATGATTTACATCCAGACttgtactttttctttcccccccagAAATGCATGGAAAGGCTACAGatgaggggaagagaagaggagcaAGAAATTGAGCTCGAGTATTTGGAAAACCTCCACTATAAACATGAAACCTGGCTTCACGAAAGGACTATGAGGTATGAACCCATTTTCTGCAGGCAAGTTTCAACTTACAGGCAAGGCTCTTTCCTGCCTTATCCTAGAGTTGATTAGGGATAAAAACTAAGGTTTAAGTTACCTTCAGTTGGGCACAGCTGACAGACTTATCTTTAGACCCACTTCAGGTTTCTTGGCACAGAGATAATTAGGCTCTATGCAGAGGGAAGGTTATCTGTTGGCAGGGAAGTAAAAATTGCTATGGATGGAACTTCACCTAATTTAAAGCCTTTGTTAAGCATTAGCTTCAATTAGAAAGCTGTGTAGCTCTAACTCCAGCAAGGGTATGAATTTTGTTAACTGAAAGTACACAGGATAGAGTTGAGATTGTGTTTGGGTGGCCAATCATGTAAGTTATCTACTAAGCAGCTTCCAGTTCCAGTGTAAGGAAGGGCAAGGTCCCAACTACCTTTAAACTAGGCTGACTGTATCTCAACAAGGTTTAAATATTAATCCTAGCTTCAAAATAAACAATGAGAAAAGTTTTTGGCAGGTACTATTACACACAAGAAACCCAGTCAGCGGTTAAGTGATCTCTGCATACCTTCACCCCCCAGCCTCCTTCCTATGTAAGGAATCTCTAAATGGGAAAACAGACTTTAGATTTTCCTCCCAGAGGAGCCCAAAATACTCTGCTGAATGGGAAGCCTAACAATTCCAGGAAAAGTATGTTATCAGTCACATCTACTTTCCTAAGTTTCATGTAGGATGGCCCAAATGCTTAGGAGACAAGAAGGCACTGCATATTGTGGAATTTTGGGAATGTTTACATTGTGTACTCATTCCAAACTTGTGAGCAagtatttcctgtatttttcatagGAACATTTAAGTCTGCAAACACAAGTTAAGAATGTTGTTCAGCACACTTACTGCATTTTAGAAAAGCTCTTCAAACATAGGAAGAGAGAATAACTACTACTTTAAGAGAACAACATATCCAGTTGCACAACTACTGCTCCCATCTGCTCCTAACCCGTAGCCAAAATGGTCTTGCTTATCTCCAAGCCATTTTAAATACCGGTCTTATAACCTGTTAAAGAGGTCACCCTCACCAAAGGAAGCTTTGAAACTGCATCTTAGTAAATGGATTAGCAGTTAACTGgaaagggatgggggagacacAGGGcaagtgatattttaaaaaatctctcCCTCTTCTCAAAATCGCATTCCTGATAATTGATTCCACAACAAAATGATGAGGTAGAAGAAACTAAGGTAAGAAACGTTATCTCCCACACACACTTGTACAATAAAAATAGATGTTAGACGGCCAGACTTGCAGAATACATTAAAGTTATGGTGATACAATGTTGCCTGGGTTATACAAGAGCAATTAAggacagacttgacttgggcTTTATACTGAAGTCATGGGTATCAGCATTAACATCTCGGGTGCATGTGGTAATCCAAGTAATGCTGCACCCTTGGGACAACTTGGAAAGCAACTGGAAGAGCTAGATCATTTTATACACAGTACTTTGTCATTTTTACTAGCATGATGTTCTTCCACTTAACAGAGTTGACTTTGAGAACCTTAAAGAGATTCCCATTCTAGTTTTGGATGTTAATGAAGATTTTAAGAATGATAAGATTAAACAGGAGTACCTGATTGATAAGGTAAGTATTAAATG from Pelecanus crispus isolate bPelCri1 chromosome 8, bPelCri1.pri, whole genome shotgun sequence encodes the following:
- the LOC104025699 gene encoding deoxycytidine kinase 2 isoform X1, translating into MSTPAKRHCRSPAGSLDSSFQKRLRKISIEGNIAAGKSTFVRLLEKHSDEWEVIPEPIAKWCNIQTAEDEYEELSTSQKSGGNLLQMLYDKPTRWAYTFQTYACLSRVRAQLKPISAKLHEAEHPVQFFERSVYSDRYVFASNLFESGNINETEWAIYQDWHTWLLNQFETDIELDGMIYLRTTPQKCMERLQMRGREEEQEIELEYLENLHYKHETWLHERTMRVDFENLKEIPILVLDVNEDFKNDKIKQEYLIDKVKSFLAS
- the LOC104025699 gene encoding deoxycytidine kinase 2 isoform X2, translating into MLYDKPTRWAYTFQTYACLSRVRAQLKPISAKLHEAEHPVQFFERSVYSDRYVFASNLFESGNINETEWAIYQDWHTWLLNQFETDIELDGMIYLRTTPQKCMERLQMRGREEEQEIELEYLENLHYKHETWLHERTMRVDFENLKEIPILVLDVNEDFKNDKIKQEYLIDKVSIKCFLICFSSTVIAVIYQFTFLKFVLSTCSGLVQSVSFIDLGSSMAAEKAFCFPSKKKKSFNPTSLSSQFKGKLGVFKEGQWAGCASTQQLEKVIRLLSANSALPHCSLHSSQNDTNSCQP